Sequence from the Pseudocalidococcus azoricus BACA0444 genome:
CCTCTTTAATGTTAGGAGTGGGAATTCCCTTACCTGTGTTGGATGAACGGGTCATTTATCACTGTGCGGTACAAGATGAGGAGGTGGTGGCCCCGGTGGTGGATTTTTCAATTCCGCGTCGAGTCCGTCCCACCTTTGGCCTGGTCAGTTATGCGCAACTTAAGTCTGGGAAGATCAAAATTGAAGGAAAAACCGTCCGTACTGCGCCATTAAGTAGTATTTATCTCGGTCGGCAAGTGGCCAAAGAACTCCAGGCCTGGATCCAAACCGGAAAATTTTTATTAACCGAACCCGTTGCCCCTTTGGCTATGGATCGGGCCTTTCTACCCCAAAACCTCTGGGAAAGCTAGACCGCCGGTCGGAAATTTAACGAGTTGTTGGTGCAGACGGCTATCCGGGGGATAATCAAAGGGAATGGCCGTTCACCGCCAAATGCCTGATGACTCAAGGCCGTGATGGTACTGTCAAGCCATAATTTCTAGAGGAGTCAAAATCTGGCCATTATTTTATTAATTGTTGTGGTTTCTGATGATTGTTCAAGAGGATTTTTGTGATTTGGGCTGTGGAGAATGTTTGCACGGGGCGGATTTGGGCTTTGACTTTACCATGGCCTTCCAACCGATTGTAAATATTCAAACCCAGAGCATTTTTGCCTACGAAGCCCTTGTGCGCGGCCTTCATCAAGAACCAGCCGGGATGATTTTAGAGAAAATTAATCAAACCAATCGCTATCGCTTCGACCAGGCCTGTCGGGTCAAGGCCATCAAGCTGGCATCAGAGTTACAAATGCCCTGCTACTTGAGCATTAACTTTCTGCCCAATGCCGTATATCGCCCAGAGTTATGTATTCGGACAACATTAGCCGCTGCTGACGAATATGGGTTTCCCATTGACCAAATTATTTTTGAAATTACGGAAGGGGAACGGGTTGAGGACCAGGCCCATTTACGGGAAATCATTGAATACTATCAAAAACGGGGCTTTAAGACCGCCATTGATGACTTTGGGGCCGGCTATGCGGGGCTGAACTTGTTAGCAGAGTTTCAAACAGATTTTCTCAAGTTGGATATGGCCCTGATTCGCCACATTGAAACGGATCCGATTCGCCAGGCCATTGTTAAAGGAATTTTGCACGTTTGCCGGGATTTAGGCATTACTCCAATTGCGGAGGGAATCGAAACTGCGGCGGAATTGACCTCAATCCAAGAGATGGGTATTGAATTGGTGCAAGGCTATTTCTTTGCCAAACCGGCCTTTGAAGCTTTGGGAGAACCGCAGTGGGGTTCAGAGCTATCTCCAAAAACGTAAAAGTATTTCAAATTATATTATTCTTGCAAAGTTTATATGGTGATAATTGACAGTATCCTAGTTTGATTTGACCCTATCCAGAAACCAATCTTTATACCTGATTTGAAACAGTCCTCAGTCATAGTTAAAGTAAAGATTCCCATCGCGAGGATAAATCAGATCGTGGACAGAAATGAGATGGAAAGAGCGAATTGGAAACTTCATCGGGAGTACAAAGATGCTCAAGGAAATGTTCATGTAGAGTATCGAGATCCGGAAGGAACTGTTCATGCTTATAGCAATGGCTACATGGATGGTCAACTGATTGAGGAACAACGGCAAAATCAGCGAGAAAATCAGGCTGATAGAAATATCTCTAAAGGGGTTTTGATTGGGATTATTGTGGCTTGCGTGGGAGGTTTGACCGCTGGCACCATTTATATGATGACTCGTCCCAACACCCCTCAGCCTGCTGCTGTATTAGTCCCTAACTATGCCAAGTCTCCTGCACCGCAAACCCAGGTGAATGAGAAACCCAACGTGACGATTGTGAATGTTCCCCAGGCCCCGAGTACACCCTCAACTACTACTGTGATCAATCAGCCCATTGCCGCCCCCAAGCCAACCACGACTAATCCCAGTTCTGCTGTGCCTAAACCTACCGTTGCGACTGCGCCAGCCCTCACTGCCGGCCAAATTGATAGCAACCTGAAAAATACCGCGATTAAGCAACTGCAAGCATCTTTCCCGAATAATCAGTTAGTGGTTGACGTGAAAGATACAAACATCACGATCTCTGGAACAACAGAAACTTCAGCCCAACTGCAACAGGTTCAACCCATGCTTTCGACTATTCGAGGTATCGGTAAAATTACGGTTAATGCCACCGTCAAGGAGAATCCAACCAACAGCGGTAATTTGTAATCCGGTCAAGTTGTGCCTAAAAGTATCCACCAACAAGCTCCTGCCACCAGGCCAAGTCCGAGTTGATGGGGCAACAGCAGTTTTAATGATTGTCGGGTAATCCGTTGACTTAACCAGAGGCTCACCCCCAGGCCAAAGAGAATCACAACCCCTTGTAAAAATGCAATCACTGCCGGATGGGCTACAAGGATCGGTAAACTAATGCCATTAAACCCAATCGTTGCTGCGGCCACTGGTAAAAGTTTGCCCCCTTCTCCTAAACCCCAGGGTAAATAATGGGCTAAGTTTCCGGCCCAAACTAACGGCAAATACCCATAGGCTAATTCCAACCAGGGACGCGGTTTAATGTTTCCTGAGAATAGCCAGGTTACGCCATAGGCCAAAATCGGAATCAACGCCGCTATACCTAAAACCGCTACGGAAGCCAGGCCATGGAACCAAAAATTTTCCAGATGCCAGTTAAAGCCGCTCAAGTATTCTAAATCCGGTAAATGATGCAGAAAAATTCCCCCTAAGAGTAACAACAACAGGGCAATTTCGGCCGGGCGGGGGGTATGGGTCGTCCAAAGTTCAATGCCGGGGGGACGCAAATTCAAGGCAACAGACCGATGGGGACAGGCCTGGAGGCAGGTCATACATAAAACACAATCCCGGTTATCGACTAATTGGGCTGGATGGGAATAGAGGGGACAGCCATTGGTTTCTAACCCTTCCCCCAGGGCAGGCCCGCCTTTATAGCATTGGTAGGTTGAACATTCTGCCCCACAAGTCCCCTGCTGGGCCCGGAGTTCCGTCATGGAAAGCTTGGCAAACAGGCCATTCATCCCGCCAATCGGGCAGAGATAGCGACACCAAAATCGCCGTTCAAAGCGCAAGGAGCCAATCACCGCCCCGCCTGTAATCAAAAGTAAAAGCCAACTGGACAGATAGGCCGTATTGGGTAAATCCCAGAGTTCTTCCCATAAAAAAATGAGGGCAAACAGGGCAAATAAAAACCAGGCCCCGTATTTTTCCGCCGTTTGTCTTGGCCATTTTTCTAGGGTGCGGGGAAAGAGCCAGAGGGAAAGTTTTTGGGTCAGTTCGCCATAAATCATGAATGGACAAACCGCGCACCACAGCCGCCCAACAAAGGGAAAGCCAATCAGGATCAATGGCCACCACCAACACCAAAACAAGTTCAAGGCAAAATTCTGATCCCGTGTTTGTGGCCCACAAAAGAGAATCGCCACCACTGCCGCAAAGACCCAGGTTGTGATCCCATAGTTGAGCCAGTTGGGCCAGGCCGGACTTCTCAGGAAACTGCGCAACCTGGGATAGACATTCAGTAGATTGACCCGAAAGCGGCGTTTTTTCCCTTCAGCAGCCCAGAATACTTCTTCCGTTAAGTCTGCCCGCTCCCCGCGTTGATTCACAGCCCGCTCCACCAGGCCCGCCAATTCCCTTAAATTTCCGGGAAAGTCATAGCTCTGTAAGCGGCGGAGGGCTTCTGGGGTGAGGGATACTCGTTCGCAACAACGGGCCCGACAAATCAAGCTGATGTAATAGTCCACATGGGCTTCAATATCGGCCTTGCGAACCCGTAAGGGAGGTACTTTAATCCTGGTGGCAATCACCTTGTCCAAACGCGTATCGGCTTTTTCAGCAATTAAAATAATCCGGGCCTGGTTGCGGCTAAAGGTCACTTCAGGGCTAGACTCCGTTGCCCCAACTGGTTGATAGGTATTGGTTTTTAAGAGATTGAGAATTGCTGGCCATAGGGGGGCGGGTAAATCTTGAATATTGTTGAGGATGATGGTTCCCGTACCCACCCAGGCCAAGAGTCCTGTTTTTCCCCCAGATCGGCCAAAAAGTTCGGCTCCACTCAGTTGCAGTTTGTCACAGGCAATTTTGATTAGGGGTTGTCGCCGTTGCCGGGAGCCGAAGTGGATCAGGGCTGCAATATTATCTTTTTCCAGGCCTGGTTCGCCAAAAATCAGCACATTCTCCTGGCCTTGGGCGGCGGTTTTAATCTGTTGCCGGAGTTGGACTGCATAGCGACTTTTGCCAATAATCCCACGCTTGGCCTGGGGAACAATATAGGGGCGGAGAATCTGTTGGCGTTCCTGCTCGCGGCTGAGTTGGTTGGTAAGAGTTGTCACCGCGACGGCTAGTTGTTGGGAGAGGGCCTGGGACAGTTCCGGGTGCTGGTTAATCAGTTCGGTTAATTTGGCCTGGGGTAATAGCCAGAGTTCCGCAGCCGTGAGGGCAGTAATTGGGTTGGCAATCGGTTGCTGGAGGAGAAGTTCAGCCCAAAATAAAACTGCGCCCGGAAAGAGAATTTCAGTTTGTCCCAGGCCTGTGCTGGTTTGACTTTCTAACTCACCCGCAATTAATAAAAATAATCCCGGTGGCCTGGTGTTGGGAGGAGTAAGGCGTTGATCAGCCCCCAAAAAAACTAATTCTAAGTGAGTTGCAATGGTTTCTTGCAAGGAATCACTGAGGGCAGCAAACGGGGGGTGTGATTGGAGCCAAACCAAAGCAGTATCAGGAGTCATGGCAAATCCAGGCCAAGGGTATCTCCATTATCCCAGGCCGGAAGAGTGATGTATTATCTCCTCCCAGGGGGAGATGCCGGTTGTTTGTGGCAGGGGTTCAGATTAGGGATGCATCGTTCTTAGAACAAGGAAAGTTGACTAACCAGGCCAGGGTCTTCAATTGCTGCTCTCCTTAGCATCAGAAGTCATGATCAGTTTGATCAAATTCAAGGGCAGAGAGTCGGTTTCGCCCAGTTCATCTACATAAATCTGATGGACATTTCCACTTTCTATAGCAATACCCATTAATAAGTGAGCTATAATTAAACTTATCTATTGTCAAGTAAGATGAGGGAGACAACCATGAGTTACAGCGAAGATTTACGGAAGAAAGCCTTAGAAGCAGTCGCTAGAGGAGCAGTAAAAGCGCAGCTATGTAAAACTCTAAATATTAGTCGAAATACTCTAGATTCTTGGATAAAACGTTATGTAGAAACTGGCTCATATACTCCTCCTTCTTATCATCATCAAAGACGTAAACCCAAAATAGATAATCTGGATAAATTCAGAGAATTTGTTCTTGAGAATAATGATAAGACTCAACAGCAATTAGCAGATTTATGGGGTCATAATATTACTCAGCAAGATGTTAGTCGCGCTCTGCAAAAGTTGAATATAACCCCAAAAAAAAGACCTACACCTATGCAGAAAAAGATGAAGACGAACGCAATAAATTTACGGCTCAGTTAAAAGAAACAGCCCCTTGAACCATCCTATACATAGACGAAGCTGGGATTGTAGACCACAGGTCATGCGTAGCTAATCGAGATCATTACCCTTATGGTTACAGTCTCAAAGGAACCCGATGCTATGGCGTTAAATGCGGTCGCAAGCGTGAGCGAGTGAGTTGGGTCGCTGCTCTATACAATCACCAGTTAATTGCCCCCTTAGTTTTTTCAGGGTCATGCAACCGAATTTTAATAAAAGAGTGGTTTAAAACCAAGTTATTACTTCAACTTAAACCCAACACTAAAATTATCTTAGATAATGCCTCTTTTCATAAAGGACAAGACTTAGAACAAGTAATTGAAGAAGCGCATTGTCAACTCTGGTATTTGCCTAAATATTCACCAGACCTCAATCCAATCGAACGTTGTTGATCTACATTAAAGAATAGCATGAAGAAATCGCTAAATGCCTTTGATTCGATTCATGAATGTGTAAATAATGCATTTATAAATAGTCCTATAGCAGTTGGGTAGTGCTATAGAACCATGTTAGGAGATGAGCGAATAAAATCACTAACCGATTCTTAATTTCGTTTTTTTCACGAATCCCCATAGATATTAACTCTTGGGCGAGATGTTCCCAATCTAAAGGTTTAATCTGATGTTGGGCTAAGGCCTGAGCTTGCTCATTAACCCATGCATAAAAATCCTGCTCATATAATGATTGCTTAAGTATCATGGAACTGTCCTAAAATACGACCCGTTGGTACAAAGACTGTATCGAAATCTGGAAATTAATTGACATTAAAGCCAACACACTCTCTTGACCTTCAATTGGCTGGAATAACCATTGCCCATCATCCCGTTTACTAAATTGCTCGACATAATAGGCGGATTGGGAAATGAGAATATATTCCTGCAAACTGGGTAACAACCGATAAAATCCAAACTTTTCAGTCCGGTCATAATTCGCTGTCAAGTCTGATAACACCTCAATAATCACCTTGGGGTTTGTCACCACCACCGGATTGTTACCTTGATAAATAGGTTGACCCTCGGTAATTAAAACATCAGGATAGGTATAGACTCGGCAAGGTTCAATCCAAACTTTGACATCATTGATATAGGTGTAATAGTCCTGATCATCAACGGTGAGGGGAAAAAGGCGACAAAAGTTGAGGGCAATTTGGTTATGATATGTTGTCCCGCCGGTCATGGGGATAATCTCTCCGTCAATGTATTCATTTCTGAACTCAGCGGTTTCCTCTAGGGCCAGATACTCTGCCGGACTATAGTGCTTAACGTCTGGTTGGGCAATCATGGTCTTTCTCCCTAACACCCCTGGCAAAAATTTTGGTTCATGGCTATGGCGTTACGCATTCAAGGCGAGACGGGGACAGTGCTTGATGGGCAGTCTTTTTGACATTTCTCTTCTCTCAGAGCAGTCTGCCTAAGGCTATATCCCATAACTTAACATTTTCATTCCCAGGCCTAGGTCTAATTTAATGCAGCAATAATAAAATTTTCTAGCTCTGTAACTTAAGCACTTAGCCTTTACCGTTGCGTTGGCCATAGTGGTTGTTGTAGTGAATCCTCGCGCCGGCCCAGTGGAGTTTTTCCCGCAGTGTTTGATAAAAAGAGTAATGATCTTTCAAAACAATAAATCGGGCTTCACAATTAGCCATGAAAACATCCACCCGCTGGCCTGGCCAAATCGAGGTGGCTAAAACCCCATCCATCCAGAGTTTGGTCGTTAAGTTGCGATCTTCGAGGGGCCAAATGCTAACAACCGAGCGGGCCGGTAAAACAATCGGGCGACTGGATAAACTTAAGGGACAAATCGGGGCAACGGCAATTGCTTCCATCCCCGGATGAATAATTGGCCCATTGGCGGCGACTGTATAGCAAGTGGATCCAGTCGGAGTCGCGACAATCATCCCATCCCCTTGATATTGATCCACCACATCCCCATCAATTTCCATTTCCAAGATGGCGGTCAACATCCGGTCGGCTGATGCGGGTTTAATGCACATTTCATTTAAGGCTAAGTATTTTTCTCCCACAGGTTCAGATTGGGGTCGCGGCCCTTCATAGGCCTGGGCCTGGAGCATCATCCGTTGTTGCATGGCATATTGATCGTCTCGGAGTCGCTGCAGGAGGGTGGCTGTATCTTGAAACAGTTCAAAGG
This genomic interval carries:
- a CDS encoding EAL domain-containing protein, translated to MIVQEDFCDLGCGECLHGADLGFDFTMAFQPIVNIQTQSIFAYEALVRGLHQEPAGMILEKINQTNRYRFDQACRVKAIKLASELQMPCYLSINFLPNAVYRPELCIRTTLAAADEYGFPIDQIIFEITEGERVEDQAHLREIIEYYQKRGFKTAIDDFGAGYAGLNLLAEFQTDFLKLDMALIRHIETDPIRQAIVKGILHVCRDLGITPIAEGIETAAELTSIQEMGIELVQGYFFAKPAFEALGEPQWGSELSPKT
- a CDS encoding sigma 54-interacting transcriptional regulator encodes the protein MTPDTALVWLQSHPPFAALSDSLQETIATHLELVFLGADQRLTPPNTRPPGLFLLIAGELESQTSTGLGQTEILFPGAVLFWAELLLQQPIANPITALTAAELWLLPQAKLTELINQHPELSQALSQQLAVAVTTLTNQLSREQERQQILRPYIVPQAKRGIIGKSRYAVQLRQQIKTAAQGQENVLIFGEPGLEKDNIAALIHFGSRQRRQPLIKIACDKLQLSGAELFGRSGGKTGLLAWVGTGTIILNNIQDLPAPLWPAILNLLKTNTYQPVGATESSPEVTFSRNQARIILIAEKADTRLDKVIATRIKVPPLRVRKADIEAHVDYYISLICRARCCERVSLTPEALRRLQSYDFPGNLRELAGLVERAVNQRGERADLTEEVFWAAEGKKRRFRVNLLNVYPRLRSFLRSPAWPNWLNYGITTWVFAAVVAILFCGPQTRDQNFALNLFWCWWWPLILIGFPFVGRLWCAVCPFMIYGELTQKLSLWLFPRTLEKWPRQTAEKYGAWFLFALFALIFLWEELWDLPNTAYLSSWLLLLITGGAVIGSLRFERRFWCRYLCPIGGMNGLFAKLSMTELRAQQGTCGAECSTYQCYKGGPALGEGLETNGCPLYSHPAQLVDNRDCVLCMTCLQACPHRSVALNLRPPGIELWTTHTPRPAEIALLLLLLGGIFLHHLPDLEYLSGFNWHLENFWFHGLASVAVLGIAALIPILAYGVTWLFSGNIKPRPWLELAYGYLPLVWAGNLAHYLPWGLGEGGKLLPVAAATIGFNGISLPILVAHPAVIAFLQGVVILFGLGVSLWLSQRITRQSLKLLLPHQLGLGLVAGACWWILLGTT
- a CDS encoding helix-turn-helix domain-containing protein — protein: MSYSEDLRKKALEAVARGAVKAQLCKTLNISRNTLDSWIKRYVETGSYTPPSYHHQRRKPKIDNLDKFREFVLENNDKTQQQLADLWGHNITQQDVSRALQKLNITPKKRPTPMQKKMKTNAINLRLS
- a CDS encoding transposase, with protein sequence MVDHRSCVANRDHYPYGYSLKGTRCYGVKCGRKRERVSWVAALYNHQLIAPLVFSGSCNRILIKEWFKTKLLLQLKPNTKIILDNASFHKGQDLEQVIEEAHCQLWYLPKYSPDLNPIERC
- a CDS encoding DUF29 domain-containing protein, with translation MILKQSLYEQDFYAWVNEQAQALAQHQIKPLDWEHLAQELISMGIREKNEIKNRLVILFAHLLTWFYSTTQLL
- a CDS encoding Uma2 family endonuclease, which encodes MIAQPDVKHYSPAEYLALEETAEFRNEYIDGEIIPMTGGTTYHNQIALNFCRLFPLTVDDQDYYTYINDVKVWIEPCRVYTYPDVLITEGQPIYQGNNPVVVTNPKVIIEVLSDLTANYDRTEKFGFYRLLPSLQEYILISQSAYYVEQFSKRDDGQWLFQPIEGQESVLALMSINFQISIQSLYQRVVF
- a CDS encoding NAD(+) kinase, with the translated sequence MELAQALIVYKAGDAFSQRWAETLGQILEQEGCRILVGPSGPQDNPYPVFMASVNRPIDLAFVLGGDGTALAAARHLAPEGIPILAVNVGGHLGFLTEPFELFQDTATLLQRLRDDQYAMQQRMMLQAQAYEGPRPQSEPVGEKYLALNEMCIKPASADRMLTAILEMEIDGDVVDQYQGDGMIVATPTGSTCYTVAANGPIIHPGMEAIAVAPICPLSLSSRPIVLPARSVVSIWPLEDRNLTTKLWMDGVLATSIWPGQRVDVFMANCEARFIVLKDHYSFYQTLREKLHWAGARIHYNNHYGQRNGKG